In Nostoc sp. GT001, a genomic segment contains:
- a CDS encoding VOC family protein, whose translation MVFEYTNAFVTIASVNFDNLVNFYTKFLEQKPVTLIPNVYAEFNLVSMQLGIFKPKNTNESEFEAIAKSKISLCLEVNNLEDAIAHLTALSYPPPGDISIASHGREIYAYDPDGNRLILHQAIVNDN comes from the coding sequence ATGGTTTTCGAGTACACTAACGCATTTGTTACCATAGCATCGGTTAATTTTGATAATTTAGTGAATTTCTATACCAAATTCCTGGAGCAAAAACCAGTTACTTTGATTCCGAATGTCTATGCTGAGTTTAATTTAGTTAGTATGCAATTAGGTATTTTTAAACCAAAGAACACAAACGAATCGGAATTTGAAGCCATCGCCAAAAGTAAGATAAGTTTGTGTTTAGAGGTGAATAACTTAGAAGATGCGATCGCTCACCTAACTGCTTTGAGCTATCCTCCACCAGGAGACATTTCCATTGCTTCCCACGGCAGAGAAATATATGCTTATGACCCTGATGGCAATCGTCTGATTTTACATCAAGCCATAGTGAATGATAATTGA
- the ylqF gene encoding ribosome biogenesis GTPase YlqF: protein MAITQNYRLNLIQWYPGHIAKAERKLKEQLKRVDVVFEVRDARIPLATHHPQIGEWVEGKKRVLILNRVDMITPQMRSLWIDWFKRQGEVPYFTNAQHGKGIAEVARAAQAAGVELNQRRSDRGMLPRPVRAVVIGFPNVGKSALINRLLGKRVVESAARPGVTRQLRWVRISEHLELLDAPGVIPLRLEDQDAALKLAICDDIGEASYDNQLVAAALVDLLNYLEPVAGDLLPKKPLQSRYQLDSTSDTGDTYLHALAEHRYKGDVERAARQLLTDFRKGLLGEMSLELPPN from the coding sequence ATGGCTATAACTCAAAACTATAGATTAAACCTAATTCAATGGTATCCAGGTCATATTGCAAAAGCTGAAAGGAAGCTCAAAGAACAACTAAAGCGCGTAGACGTGGTGTTTGAGGTACGAGATGCTCGGATTCCCTTAGCGACTCACCATCCCCAAATAGGTGAGTGGGTAGAAGGTAAAAAACGGGTGTTGATACTTAACCGAGTAGATATGATTACGCCACAAATGCGATCGCTATGGATCGATTGGTTTAAACGTCAAGGAGAAGTCCCCTATTTTACCAATGCTCAACATGGGAAAGGTATAGCAGAAGTAGCGCGGGCAGCGCAAGCCGCTGGGGTAGAGCTAAATCAAAGAAGAAGCGATCGCGGGATGTTACCCCGTCCAGTGCGGGCTGTGGTGATTGGTTTTCCCAATGTCGGTAAATCAGCTTTAATTAATCGCCTGTTAGGAAAGCGAGTCGTGGAAAGTGCAGCCCGTCCTGGGGTAACTCGCCAACTACGCTGGGTGCGAATTTCCGAACATTTAGAATTGCTAGATGCTCCTGGTGTCATTCCTCTAAGATTAGAAGACCAAGATGCAGCCTTGAAATTAGCTATTTGTGATGATATCGGTGAAGCATCTTACGATAACCAGCTAGTAGCAGCAGCCTTAGTGGATTTACTCAACTATTTAGAACCTGTAGCAGGAGATTTATTACCAAAAAAACCATTACAGTCTCGCTACCAACTCGATTCAACATCAGACACCGGAGATACCTATTTACACGCTTTAGCAGAGCATCGTTACAAAGGTGATGTAGAGCGAGCAGCAAGGCAACTTTTAACAGATTTTCGCAAGGGGTTGTTGGGTGAAATGAGTTTGGAGTTACCACCCAATTAA